The Brevibacillus brevis genome contains a region encoding:
- a CDS encoding PLP-dependent cysteine synthase family protein, whose product MNVFRNVKELIGNTPIVEITQFELPEGVRLFAKLEYFNPGGSVKDRLGMELIRAAEENGQLAPGGTIIEPTAGNTGIGVALAAVGTGYKVIFCVPAKFSEEKQELMRALGAEVVNTPTELGIKGAIAKAKELAESIPGAFVPQQFANPANPDAHYKTTGPEIWSQMDGQVHVFVAGAGSGGTFMGAARYLKEQNPNVKTVIVEPEGSILNGGESGPHKTEGIGMEFLPPFMDTSYFNAIHTILDVEAFDLVKQLAAKEGLLVGSSSGAAMAAALREAREAAPGTNIVTLFADGSERYLSKKIYQGGI is encoded by the coding sequence AGGGTGTCCGCTTGTTCGCCAAACTGGAATATTTTAACCCAGGCGGCAGCGTAAAAGACAGACTCGGCATGGAGTTGATTCGTGCCGCAGAAGAGAACGGCCAATTGGCCCCAGGTGGTACCATTATTGAACCGACAGCAGGAAATACAGGCATTGGTGTAGCGCTGGCCGCTGTAGGAACCGGTTATAAAGTCATTTTCTGCGTACCAGCGAAGTTTTCCGAGGAAAAGCAAGAGCTGATGCGTGCCCTCGGAGCAGAAGTCGTCAATACACCGACAGAGCTGGGGATTAAGGGTGCAATCGCCAAGGCAAAAGAACTCGCAGAATCGATTCCAGGTGCTTTTGTTCCACAGCAATTTGCTAACCCGGCGAATCCAGACGCACACTACAAAACAACAGGTCCGGAAATTTGGAGTCAAATGGACGGCCAAGTACACGTATTTGTGGCAGGCGCGGGCTCTGGCGGTACTTTCATGGGTGCTGCTCGCTACTTGAAGGAACAAAATCCAAACGTAAAAACGGTCATTGTCGAGCCAGAAGGTTCCATCTTGAATGGGGGAGAATCCGGCCCGCACAAAACAGAAGGGATCGGCATGGAGTTTTTGCCTCCGTTCATGGATACGAGCTACTTCAACGCCATTCACACGATTCTCGATGTGGAAGCATTCGATCTGGTCAAGCAGCTGGCTGCCAAGGAAGGCTTGCTCGTAGGCAGCTCCTCAGGTGCAGCCATGGCAGCGGCACTGCGCGAAGCAAGAGAAGCAGCTCCAGGGACAAACATCGTTACACTGTTTGCTGACGGCAGCGAACGTTATCTAAGCAAGAAAATTTACCAGGGAGGAATTTAA
- a CDS encoding bifunctional cystathionine gamma-lyase/homocysteine desulfhydrase, whose product MRIKTRLIHGGIDGDPHTGAVSVPIYQVSTYKQEAIGVHKGFEYSRTGNPTRHALETYIAEIEGGARGFAFGSGMAALSTILSLFNKGDHLVVGDDVYGGTYRVVTRVFSRMGLEATYVDTSDLAAVEAAIRPETKAIIMETPTNPLLKVSDISALAGIAKAKGVLLVVDNTFMTPYWQNPLDLGADIVFHSATKYLGGHSDVVAGLVVAKDAQVGEDLHFVQNAIGGVLGPQDSWLLLRGMKTLGIRMEEHEHNARTIAKWLSERSDIKRVIYPGLSSHSGHELIQKQARGFGGMISFDVGSAERADEVLAKVKYYTLAESLGAVESLISVPARMTHASIPAERRAELGITDGLVRISVGIEDVQDLIEDLDQALS is encoded by the coding sequence ATGCGTATCAAAACTCGTCTGATCCACGGCGGAATCGATGGAGATCCACATACGGGAGCCGTATCCGTTCCAATTTACCAGGTAAGCACTTATAAACAGGAAGCAATTGGCGTTCACAAGGGCTTCGAATACTCCCGTACCGGGAACCCGACCCGTCACGCATTGGAAACATACATCGCAGAAATCGAAGGCGGCGCACGCGGCTTTGCATTTGGTTCTGGTATGGCTGCACTCTCCACGATCCTTTCGCTGTTCAACAAAGGCGACCATCTCGTGGTAGGTGACGATGTATACGGTGGTACTTACCGTGTCGTTACGCGCGTATTCTCCCGTATGGGTCTGGAAGCAACCTATGTAGATACGAGTGATCTGGCAGCAGTTGAGGCGGCAATTCGCCCGGAAACCAAAGCCATCATTATGGAAACACCGACAAACCCGCTGCTGAAAGTAAGCGACATCAGCGCGTTGGCAGGCATCGCGAAAGCAAAAGGCGTACTGCTCGTGGTAGACAACACGTTCATGACACCATACTGGCAAAATCCGCTGGATCTCGGGGCTGACATCGTGTTCCACAGTGCAACGAAATATTTGGGCGGACACAGCGACGTAGTAGCAGGTCTGGTTGTAGCAAAAGATGCCCAAGTGGGCGAAGACCTCCATTTTGTGCAAAATGCAATTGGCGGTGTGCTTGGACCACAAGATTCTTGGCTCTTGCTCCGCGGTATGAAGACGCTGGGAATTCGAATGGAAGAGCATGAGCACAATGCACGTACGATAGCAAAATGGCTGTCTGAGCGCAGCGACATCAAGCGCGTGATCTATCCTGGTCTGTCCAGCCATTCCGGTCATGAGCTGATTCAAAAGCAAGCGCGTGGCTTTGGCGGTATGATTTCCTTCGACGTAGGCAGCGCAGAGCGTGCTGACGAAGTGTTGGCAAAGGTAAAATACTACACGCTGGCAGAATCGCTGGGTGCAGTGGAGAGCTTGATCAGCGTACCTGCACGCATGACACATGCTTCTATCCCGGCAGAACGCCGTGCTGAGCTGGGCATTACGGATGGCTTGGTGCGTATCTCTGTTGGTATTGAAGATGTGCAGGACTTGATCGAGGATCTGGACCAAGCATTGTCCTAA
- a CDS encoding YuzD family protein, with protein sequence MTVDIKVFGTEQLCASCVNLPSAKETAEWLEAALSRKYGSDSIRIVYSDFQQPQTDDDKSWANRIIEEDLWYPLVVISGEIVGEGNPKLKDIYEKLESMGVQPIASTADAE encoded by the coding sequence GTGACTGTCGATATCAAGGTTTTTGGGACAGAGCAATTGTGCGCAAGCTGCGTCAATTTGCCATCTGCAAAGGAAACAGCCGAGTGGCTGGAGGCCGCACTCTCTCGCAAGTATGGGAGTGACAGCATCCGCATCGTTTATAGCGACTTTCAACAGCCGCAGACAGACGATGACAAAAGCTGGGCGAATCGCATTATCGAGGAAGATTTATGGTATCCGCTTGTCGTAATTTCCGGGGAAATTGTCGGTGAGGGAAATCCGAAATTAAAGGATATCTATGAAAAGCTGGAGAGCATGGGCGTGCAGCCGATTGCTTCGACAGCAGATGCCGAATAA
- a CDS encoding ATP-grasp domain-containing protein — protein sequence MKVLFCSQPFQENKVDETYEYEYMCAKQLGFDIHLISLEQLIYQDNPLAAVKQIQPSPEKVMAIYRGWMLKPFLYQKLYDALLAKNIALINTPEKYVHCHYLPESYEVIKDFTPLSVWLHKEEIDASFENVHRIVNRFGQAPIMIKDYVKSRKHDWNEACYIPDASDKEKVQQVTSRFLELQQDELNEGIVFREFVKLQFLTHHSQSKMPLSQEYRVFFLDGDPMYMANYWEEGQYDDTPPDLQPFLEVAKKIKSRFFTMDIAKLENSSWTILELGDAQVSALPEQADRFEFFTRLKRNLP from the coding sequence ATGAAAGTCTTATTTTGCAGCCAGCCATTTCAAGAAAACAAAGTCGATGAAACCTACGAATATGAGTATATGTGCGCAAAACAACTCGGTTTTGACATTCATCTGATCAGCTTGGAACAACTGATATACCAGGACAACCCGTTGGCGGCTGTGAAACAAATCCAACCCTCTCCTGAAAAAGTAATGGCTATCTACAGGGGATGGATGCTAAAACCGTTCCTGTACCAAAAATTGTACGACGCCCTGCTAGCCAAAAATATAGCGTTAATCAATACACCCGAAAAGTACGTGCATTGCCATTACCTGCCTGAATCTTATGAAGTCATCAAAGATTTCACACCACTGTCAGTCTGGCTGCACAAAGAAGAGATAGACGCGTCATTTGAAAACGTGCATCGGATCGTAAATAGATTTGGACAGGCTCCGATCATGATCAAAGATTATGTGAAATCTCGAAAGCACGATTGGAATGAGGCTTGCTATATTCCCGATGCTTCCGATAAAGAAAAGGTACAGCAAGTGACCAGTCGATTTTTGGAGCTGCAACAGGATGAGTTGAATGAGGGAATCGTCTTTCGAGAATTTGTGAAGCTTCAATTTTTGACCCATCACTCGCAGAGCAAAATGCCATTATCTCAGGAATATCGCGTTTTCTTTTTGGATGGCGACCCCATGTACATGGCGAATTACTGGGAGGAAGGACAATATGACGATACGCCGCCAGACCTCCAGCCATTTTTAGAAGTAGCGAAAAAAATCAAGAGCCGCTTTTTTACTATGGACATCGCCAAGCTGGAAAATAGCTCGTGGACTATCCTCGAGCTGGGGGATGCACAGGTGTCTGCTCTGCCTGAACAGGCTGATAGATTTGAATTTTTCACGAGGTTAAAAAGAAATCTTCCATAG
- a CDS encoding carbon-nitrogen hydrolase family protein, producing the protein MKIGLAQTRFPQSASEGLEIIKQQIINAAQNNCDLICFPESVIPGLRGVGYEVEAYDHEVQRRALEEIRALAKERQLAVILPMEWKDERGYHLVAFVVGKQGEDLGLQIKNQIDPDEDQFDYVPGEGRQLFTIEGVSFGIVICHEGWRYPETVRWAARRGASIVFHPMFTGEVSNPDFYNGAMVCRSLENNIYFASVNYAIPNQRVTTTLISPTGERLCVAASGGEELLVYEIDPVKATRILAQRFQPELVE; encoded by the coding sequence ATGAAAATAGGCTTGGCTCAGACGAGGTTTCCCCAATCAGCGTCGGAGGGGCTTGAAATCATCAAGCAGCAGATAATCAACGCTGCGCAAAACAATTGCGATCTAATTTGCTTTCCTGAATCGGTGATTCCGGGGCTGCGCGGTGTAGGCTATGAAGTAGAAGCATACGATCATGAGGTACAACGGAGAGCTTTGGAAGAGATCCGTGCTCTGGCGAAGGAACGCCAGCTCGCCGTCATTTTACCGATGGAATGGAAGGATGAGCGAGGCTATCATCTAGTCGCCTTTGTGGTGGGGAAACAGGGAGAAGATCTTGGGCTGCAAATCAAAAATCAGATCGATCCTGATGAGGATCAGTTTGACTATGTCCCGGGCGAAGGGCGCCAATTGTTTACGATAGAGGGTGTGTCGTTTGGCATTGTCATTTGCCATGAGGGATGGCGATATCCAGAGACGGTACGGTGGGCGGCACGCCGTGGAGCGAGCATTGTTTTCCATCCGATGTTTACAGGGGAAGTCAGCAATCCCGATTTTTACAATGGGGCAATGGTTTGCCGAAGCTTGGAAAACAACATCTACTTCGCCAGCGTGAACTACGCGATTCCGAATCAACGAGTGACGACGACGCTGATCTCACCTACGGGAGAACGGCTATGTGTGGCAGCTTCAGGGGGCGAGGAACTGCTTGTGTACGAGATTGATCCTGTGAAAGCTACGCGAATATTAGCCCAGCGCTTCCAGCCTGAGTTGGTTGAATAG
- a CDS encoding MBL fold metallo-hydrolase, whose amino-acid sequence METNTYEDMKDTLADNYMPMTSFRSGVEETVRPDVECYTVQIVNIALVGDSKSWVLVDAGMPQSAEQIIEIARERFGEEAKPRAIMLTHGHFDHVGAVVELVKAWKVPVYAHALEIPYLTGQQYYPEPDATVEGGLLAKLSPLFPNEPIDLGSHVHPLPEDGSVPGMPGWRWIHTPGHSPGHISFFRDEDRTLLAGDAFVTVKQDSLYQVVTQQKQLTGPPVYLTTDWQAARQSVEKLAALAPAYAITGHGPPMYGQELADGLVQLAAEFDRVAVPKYGRYVEMEM is encoded by the coding sequence GTGGAGACAAACACTTATGAGGATATGAAAGATACGCTAGCTGACAATTACATGCCGATGACGTCCTTTCGAAGTGGAGTCGAAGAGACAGTCAGACCAGATGTAGAGTGCTACACCGTTCAAATTGTGAACATCGCGCTGGTCGGGGATTCAAAATCATGGGTTCTGGTTGATGCAGGGATGCCACAATCGGCGGAACAAATCATCGAGATTGCCCGGGAGCGCTTTGGTGAGGAAGCCAAGCCGAGAGCCATCATGCTCACTCACGGTCATTTCGATCATGTCGGGGCAGTCGTCGAGCTCGTAAAAGCGTGGAAGGTTCCCGTCTATGCCCATGCGCTTGAAATCCCTTATTTGACCGGACAACAATACTATCCTGAACCAGATGCAACTGTTGAGGGCGGGCTGCTTGCGAAGCTGTCGCCGTTGTTTCCAAATGAACCAATCGATTTGGGCAGCCATGTTCATCCATTGCCCGAAGACGGGAGTGTTCCCGGAATGCCTGGATGGCGCTGGATACATACACCTGGACATTCGCCCGGGCACATTTCCTTCTTTCGTGATGAAGACAGGACTCTCCTCGCAGGGGACGCTTTTGTTACGGTGAAGCAGGACTCGTTGTACCAAGTCGTGACCCAGCAAAAACAATTGACCGGTCCTCCTGTTTATTTGACAACCGATTGGCAGGCAGCTCGGCAATCCGTCGAAAAGCTAGCAGCTCTCGCCCCTGCGTATGCAATCACTGGTCACGGTCCACCTATGTATGGTCAGGAGTTGGCCGATGGTTTAGTCCAATTGGCTGCGGAGTTTGATCGGGTAGCTGTCCCCAAGTATGGACGTTATGTGGAGATGGAGATGTAG